Below is a genomic region from Streptomyces sp. RPA4-2.
CGAACTCGACGCCATGACCGCCACCACTCCGGCAGGCGTCGTCGTCCGGCCGGAGGACATCGCCAAGGCAGTCCTGTACCTCGCCGGCGACGACGCGGCCATGGTCCACGGCGTCACGCTCTACGTCGACGGCGGCATCTCCGCCACCCGCGCGGCCTGATCCCGGGGCCGCCGGGGATCAGGCCGGCAGGACCACGCCCGAGCCGACAGGCCCACCGGCGACGTCGCGCCTGGCCGGGCCGGGAGGCCTGACGGACGCCGCGTCGAGCCAGTCAGCTCAAGGCTTGCGCGGCGCAGAGGCTGTCGTCCGACGCCACCACGTGCCGCCCACGGGGAGCGCCCACGCGTACGGCGGACACGGTCTACGCGCCGACGGCGGCCAGTGCCGGCAACCGTGCCTGGTCGTAGCGCTCCAGCAGCACCCGGGCCACCTCCGGCGCCGGGCCCAGCACGTCCGCCAGTACGTCCGCCCCGGCCGCGCCCCGGGCGATCCGGTCCGGCAGGAAACCAGGGGCGAGGACATAGGGCGCGACGGCCACCCGGGCGCAGCCGAGCGCACGCAGCTCGCGTACCGCGTCCTCGGTGCGGGGGAGGGCGGCGGAGGCGAACGCGGGCCGCACGGCGCGCCAGCCGGTGCGCCGCCACTCCCGCGCGATGTCCGTGATCACCGCGATCGCCTCCGGGTCCGTGGACCCCGCCGAGGCCAGTACGACCCCGGTCGAGGACTTGTCGGCAGGGGTCAGCCCCGCCTCGTACAGACGCCGCTCGAGCGCGTCCGTCAGGAGCGGTGACGGGCCCAGCACCGGCGCCTGACGGATGCGCAGCCGCGCGGGGGCCTGCCGCAGCACCGCCGGGATGTCCGACTTCGCGTGGAAGGCGCGGGTGAGCAGGAGCGGCAGCGCCACCACGTCCCGTACGCCCTCCGCCGCCAGCGACTCCAGCACCCCGTTCACCGACGGGACGTTGAAGTCCAGGAAGCCGGTCTCCACGCGCAGGCCGGGCCGCCGCGCCCGGACCCGCCGGACGAGGGCGTGGACCGTCGCGGCATGGCGCGGGTCGCGGCTGCCGTGGGCGATGACGAGGAGGACCGGGCGGTGCATGAGCGGCTCAGCTCCTCACGAGGAGACCGCGACCGCGCAGCACCCGCCGTTCCAGGGGGCTGAAGACGATCAGGTCGATCGCGATACCGACGAACAGGATGAGGAAGATGGCGAGGAACACCATCGACATGGAACTGGCGTTGCGGCCGTTCTCCAGCAACTGGCCGAGTCCGACGCCCAGATCGGGCGAGGACGCGATGATCTCGGCGGCCATCAGCGAGCGCCAGGAGAACGCCCAGCCCTGCTTCAGACCCGCCAGATAGCCCGGCAGCGCCGCGGGCATGACGATGTGCCAGGTGCCGCGCAGCCCGGTGGCACCCAGCGTCCGCCCCGCGCGCAGGAACAGCGGGGACACCTGGTCGACACCCGAGACCAGGCCGTTGGCGATCGAGGGGACGGCGCCGAGCAGGATCACGGCGTACATCATCGAGTTGTTCAGGCCCAGCCAGATCACGGCCGGCGGCACCCAGGCCACCGAGGGCAGGGACTGCAGGCCGGACAGGACCGGGCCGATCGCGGCGCGTACGAACCTCACCCGCGCCACCAGCAGACCCAGCGGCGTGCCGATCACCAGCGCCAGCAGGAAGCCGAGCAGGCCCCGGGAGACGCTGGTCCAGACGTAGTCGAGCAGTGTTCCCTGCAGCCACGCGGTCTTCGCCTCGTCCCAGACGGCCGAGGGCGAGGGCAGCTTGCTGGGGTCGGTGACGATGTCGAAGGAGACCAGCGACTGCCAGACCACCAGCACCAGCGCGACGGCGACGAGGGGCGGCAGGACCTTCGCGACGAAGATCTGCCGCAAGGAGGCCCGGTCCGTGTGGACCGCGGTCTCCAGGGCATCGAGGCCCGCGAGGTCGTTGTCCGCCCTGACGGCCGCGTCGTCCTTGGTCTCAGTGCTGGCCATGACGGCGGATCTCCCCACGCAGTTGTTCGGTGATCTCGACGGACAGCTCCGCCACGGCGGTGTCCTCGATGCGGCGCGGCTGCGGAATGTCCACGGCCCACTCGTGCGCGACCCGTCCGGGGCGCGAGGAGAGGAGCACGACGCGCTGCGCGAGCCGTACCGCCTCGCGCACGTTGTGCGTGACGAAGAGGACCGACACCCGCGTCTCCCGCCAGATCCGGGTCAGCTCGTCGTGCAGGACGTCCCGTGTGATGGCGTCCAGTGCCGCGAACGGCTCGTCCATCAAGAGGAGTTCGCTGTCCTGGGCGAGCGCGCGGGCCATCGCGACGCGCTGGCGCATCCCGCCGGACAGCTCGTGCACCCGCTTGCCGTACGCGCCCTTCAGCCGTACGAGTTCGAGCAGCTCCTCCGCCCGGTCGCGGCGTTCGGACTTCGCGACGCCCCGCAGACGCAGGGCGAGTTCGATGTTCTTGCCCGCGGTCAGCCACGGGAAGAGGGCGTGCTCCTGGAACATCAGGGCCGGGCGCCCGTTGGTCGTGATGCTGCCCGTGGTCGGGGCGTCGAGCCCCGCCACCAGATTGAGCAGCGTCGACTTCCCGCACCCCGAGGCCCCCAGGAGGGTGACGAACTCGCCCGGTGCGACATCGAGGGTGATGTCGTCGAGGACGAGCTGGGGTCCCGCCGGTCCGGCGAAGGACTTCGACACGTGCTCGATCCTGGCGGCGTGGTCGACTGCTTCGACGCTGTCGACGCTGCCGGCGGTCTTGGCGAAGGTCGTGGCCATGGTCGTCACCTCCTGGGAACTCATCGGGATACAGCCCTACTTGACGCCGAGACCGGCGTCGTCGACGGTGCTCTCGCCCGCTGCCTCGAGGACCTTGTTCAGCAGGGTGAGGTCGTAGATACCGGTCAGGGTGGGCTTCTCCAGCAGGCCGGCCTTCACCGCATGGTCCGCCTCGGTGCTGAGGGTGGACGCCAGCGGGTCATCGGTGACCTGGATGGACTTCCAGGCCGGATCGAGCACCTCGGCCGGCAGGGCCTTGCCGGAATCGGCCTCCAGCTGCTTGTTCGCCGCCGCCTTCGCCTCGTCCGGGTTGGCGTTGATCCACTTGTTGGTGTCGACGGAGGCCTTCAGCACGGCCTCGACGGCCTTCGGGTGCTCCTTGAGGAACTTCTGCGACACGATGATGTTCGTGATCACGAACTTCTTGTCGGGCCACAGGTCCCGCTCGTCGAGCAGCACCTTGCCGCCCTCGGCGACCAGCTTCGACGCGGTCGGCTCCGGCACCCAGGCGCCGTCGATGGAGCCGGACTTGTAGGCGTCCGGGGTGATCTTGTTGTCCGTGCGGACGACCGAGACGTCGCCCTTTCCGCTCTGCGGGTCGACCTTCCAGCCCTGCTCCGCGGCCCAGTTGAGGAACGCGACGTCCTGTGTGTTGCCGAGCTGCGGGGTCGCGATCTTCTTGCCCTCGACGTCCTTCAGGGACTTGATCTTCTTCGGGTTCACCACCAGCTTCACGCCGCCGGACGCCGAACCGCCGATGATGCGCAGGTTCTTGCCGGCGGACTTGGTGTAGCCGTTGATGGCCGGCGAGGGGCCGATCCAGCCGATGTCGATCGAACCCGAGTTCAGTGCCTCGATCTCGGAGGGACCGGCGTTGAAGATCTGGTACTTGGCCTGGGTGGCGCCGAGCTCCTTCTGGAAGTAGCCCTTCTGGTTGGCCACGAGCGCGGTCGCGTGCGTCAGGTTGCCGAAGTAGCCGATCTTCACGGCGTCGAGGCCGTCGATCTTCTTGGACCCGGCGGCGACCTTCGCCTTCGAGCTGTCGCCCTTGGACTCGGAGCCGTAGCTGCACGCGGCGAGGGCGAGCAGCGGGAGTGCGACGGCGGCGGCTATGCCACGGCGTGCGAGGGTGGAGCGGATGGCAGGCACGGGAGGCTTTCCTCTCGTTGGCCCGGCGGTCACGTTGTCAGTTCGTGGCCGGGAGGTCGGCAGGTCTTCGGACGCTCAGGCTGTGGGGGGACGGGGCGCGCAGGCAGTGCGCGTACGTCAGACCGCACATCGCGCCACCCCGCCCTGCCCGCTGCCGAGGGCGCCGCTGCCGACGCGGCCGCCCTCCTTGGCGAACGTGGAGTAGAAGTCGGTGGACGTCATGTCAGAAGTCCCACCCGTCGTCGTCGCCCTCGTTCTTGACCGGCTGGGGCGCGGCGAAGGACTCGCCGACCATGCCCGCGGTGAGCGTGGTGCCGTCCGAGGGGTCGATCAGGATGAACGCGCCGGTGCGCCGGGAGTCGGCGTACGAGTCGAGCGGGAGCGGCTCGGCGGTACGGATCTTGACGCGGCCGATGTCGTTGGCGACGAGCCGGCCCGGGTGCGGGTGCAGCGAGAGGTCGTCCAGCGTCAGCCGGGACGGGATGTCCTTGACGATCGCCTTGACCGTGCGGGTGCCGTGCTTGAGCAGGACCCGGTGGCCGACCGTGAGCGGCTGGTCCGCCACATGGCACACGGTCGCCTCGACGTCCTGCGTGGTCGGGGGCGCGTCCTTGCTCGGTACGAGCAGGTCACCGCGCGAGATGTCGATGTCGTCCGCCAGCAGGAGGGTCACCGACTGCGGGGTCCAGGCGATGTCGACCGGCGTGCCCAGCAGATCGATCCCGGCGACCTTCGAGGTGCGCCCGGACGGCAGCACGGTCACGCTCTCCCCGACGCGGAAGGTACCTGCCGCGATCTGGCCGGCGTACCCCCGGTAGTCGGGGTGCTCGGCGGTCTGCGGGCGGATCACGTACTGCACGGGCAGCCGCGCGTGGCAGTGCGCCAGGTCGTGGCTGACCGGGACGGTCTCCAGGTGCTCCAGGACCGTCGGGCCGCCGTACCAGTCCATGTTCGCGGACGGTTCCACCACGTTGTCGCCGGCGAGCGCCGAGATCGGGATCGCGGTGATCTCGGGGACGCCCAGCTCGGAGGCGTACGCCGTGAACTCCTCGGCGATCGCCGCGAAGACGGACTCCCGGTAGTCGACGAGGTCCATCTTGTTGACGGCGAGGACGACGTGCGGGACGCGCAGGAGCGCGGCGACGGCGGCGTGGCGCCGGGTCTGCTCGATGACGCCGTTGCGGGCGTCGACCAGGACGACGGCCAGGTCGGCGGTCGAGGCGCCGGTGACCATGTTCCGGGTGTACTGCACATGGCCCGGGGTGTCGGCGAGGATGAACCGGCGGCGCGCGGTGGCGAAGTACCGGTAGGCCACGTCGATCGTGATGCCCTGCTCCCGCTCGGCGCGCAGGCCGTCGGTGAGCAGCGCGAGGTCGGGGGTGTCCTGGCCGCGGTCGGCCGAGACCCGCTCCACGGCCTCCAGTTGGTCGGTCAGGACCGACTTGGAGTCGTGCAGCAGACGGCCCACGAGCGTGGACTTGCCGTCGTCGACGGAGCCGGCGGTGGCGAAGCGCAGCAGCGTGGTCGCCGACAACTGCTCGACCGACAACGGCTCGGTGGGTTCGGTGGCGCTCGTCATGACTAGAAGTACCCCTCGCGCTTGCGGTCTTCCATCGCGGCTTCCGACATCTTGTCGTCGGCGCGGGTGGCGCCCCGCTCGGTGAGCCGGGAGGCGGCGATCTCGGTGATCACGGCGTCCAGCGTGGTCGCGTCGGAGTCGACGGCGCCCGTGCAGGACATGTCGCCGACGGTGCGGTAGCGGACCTGCCGCTTCTCGACCGTCTCGCTCTCCTTCGGGCCGCCCCACTCGCCGGCGGTCAGCCACATGCCGGCGCGCTGGAAGACCTCGCGCTCGTGCGCGAAGTAGATCTCGGGGAGTTCGATGTGCTCGCGGGCGATGTACTGCCAGACGTCCAGCTCGGTCCAGTTGGAGAGAGGGAAGACGCGGACGTGCTCGCCGGGGGCGTGGCGCCCGTTGTAGAGCTGCCACAGTTCGGGACGCTGGCGGCGCGGGTCCCACTGGGAGAACTCGTCGCGCAGGGAGAAGACGCGTTCCTTCGCGCGGGCCTTCTCCTCGTCGCGGCGTCCGCCGCCGAACACGGCGTCGAAGCGCTCCGACTGGATCTTCTCGGTCAGCGGCACGGTCTGCAGGGGGTTGCGGGTGCCGTCCGGACGCTCCTTGAGGACACCGCGGTCGATGTAGTCCTGTACGGAGGCGACGTGCAGGCGCAGGCCGTGGGCGGCCACCGTGCGGTCGCGGTACTCCAGGACCTCCGGGAAGTTGTGTCCGGTGTCGACGTGCAGCAGCGAGAAGGGGACGGGCGCGGGGGCGAAGGCCTTCAGCGCCAGGTGCAGCATGACGATGGAGTCCTTGCCGCTGGAGAAGAGGACCACCGGCCGCTCGAACTCGCCCGCGACCTCGCGGAAGATGTGCACCGCCTCGGACTCCAGCGCGTCCAGGTGCGACAGCGCGTAGGGGCCGGCGTCCCCCGAGTCGCCGGCCGC
It encodes:
- a CDS encoding sirohydrochlorin chelatase, coding for MHRPVLLVIAHGSRDPRHAATVHALVRRVRARRPGLRVETGFLDFNVPSVNGVLESLAAEGVRDVVALPLLLTRAFHAKSDIPAVLRQAPARLRIRQAPVLGPSPLLTDALERRLYEAGLTPADKSSTGVVLASAGSTDPEAIAVITDIAREWRRTGWRAVRPAFASAALPRTEDAVRELRALGCARVAVAPYVLAPGFLPDRIARGAAGADVLADVLGPAPEVARVLLERYDQARLPALAAVGA
- a CDS encoding ABC transporter permease, which translates into the protein MASTETKDDAAVRADNDLAGLDALETAVHTDRASLRQIFVAKVLPPLVAVALVLVVWQSLVSFDIVTDPSKLPSPSAVWDEAKTAWLQGTLLDYVWTSVSRGLLGFLLALVIGTPLGLLVARVRFVRAAIGPVLSGLQSLPSVAWVPPAVIWLGLNNSMMYAVILLGAVPSIANGLVSGVDQVSPLFLRAGRTLGATGLRGTWHIVMPAALPGYLAGLKQGWAFSWRSLMAAEIIASSPDLGVGLGQLLENGRNASSMSMVFLAIFLILFVGIAIDLIVFSPLERRVLRGRGLLVRS
- a CDS encoding ABC transporter ATP-binding protein — protein: MATTFAKTAGSVDSVEAVDHAARIEHVSKSFAGPAGPQLVLDDITLDVAPGEFVTLLGASGCGKSTLLNLVAGLDAPTTGSITTNGRPALMFQEHALFPWLTAGKNIELALRLRGVAKSERRDRAEELLELVRLKGAYGKRVHELSGGMRQRVAMARALAQDSELLLMDEPFAALDAITRDVLHDELTRIWRETRVSVLFVTHNVREAVRLAQRVVLLSSRPGRVAHEWAVDIPQPRRIEDTAVAELSVEITEQLRGEIRRHGQH
- a CDS encoding aliphatic sulfonate ABC transporter substrate-binding protein translates to MPAIRSTLARRGIAAAVALPLLALAACSYGSESKGDSSKAKVAAGSKKIDGLDAVKIGYFGNLTHATALVANQKGYFQKELGATQAKYQIFNAGPSEIEALNSGSIDIGWIGPSPAINGYTKSAGKNLRIIGGSASGGVKLVVNPKKIKSLKDVEGKKIATPQLGNTQDVAFLNWAAEQGWKVDPQSGKGDVSVVRTDNKITPDAYKSGSIDGAWVPEPTASKLVAEGGKVLLDERDLWPDKKFVITNIIVSQKFLKEHPKAVEAVLKASVDTNKWINANPDEAKAAANKQLEADSGKALPAEVLDPAWKSIQVTDDPLASTLSTEADHAVKAGLLEKPTLTGIYDLTLLNKVLEAAGESTVDDAGLGVK
- a CDS encoding sulfate adenylyltransferase subunit 1 is translated as MTSATEPTEPLSVEQLSATTLLRFATAGSVDDGKSTLVGRLLHDSKSVLTDQLEAVERVSADRGQDTPDLALLTDGLRAEREQGITIDVAYRYFATARRRFILADTPGHVQYTRNMVTGASTADLAVVLVDARNGVIEQTRRHAAVAALLRVPHVVLAVNKMDLVDYRESVFAAIAEEFTAYASELGVPEITAIPISALAGDNVVEPSANMDWYGGPTVLEHLETVPVSHDLAHCHARLPVQYVIRPQTAEHPDYRGYAGQIAAGTFRVGESVTVLPSGRTSKVAGIDLLGTPVDIAWTPQSVTLLLADDIDISRGDLLVPSKDAPPTTQDVEATVCHVADQPLTVGHRVLLKHGTRTVKAIVKDIPSRLTLDDLSLHPHPGRLVANDIGRVKIRTAEPLPLDSYADSRRTGAFILIDPSDGTTLTAGMVGESFAAPQPVKNEGDDDGWDF
- the cysD gene encoding sulfate adenylyltransferase subunit CysD, with amino-acid sequence MTTAATVSEAAGDSGDAGPYALSHLDALESEAVHIFREVAGEFERPVVLFSSGKDSIVMLHLALKAFAPAPVPFSLLHVDTGHNFPEVLEYRDRTVAAHGLRLHVASVQDYIDRGVLKERPDGTRNPLQTVPLTEKIQSERFDAVFGGGRRDEEKARAKERVFSLRDEFSQWDPRRQRPELWQLYNGRHAPGEHVRVFPLSNWTELDVWQYIAREHIELPEIYFAHEREVFQRAGMWLTAGEWGGPKESETVEKRQVRYRTVGDMSCTGAVDSDATTLDAVITEIAASRLTERGATRADDKMSEAAMEDRKREGYF